In one Erinaceus europaeus chromosome 3, mEriEur2.1, whole genome shotgun sequence genomic region, the following are encoded:
- the LOC103123240 gene encoding large ribosomal subunit protein uL24: MKFNPFVTSDRSKNRKRHFNAPSHIRRKIMSSPLSKELRQKYNVRSMPIRKDDEVQVVRGHYKGQQIGKVVQVYRKKYVIYIERVQREKANGTTVHVGIHPSKVVITRLKLDKDRKKILERKAKSRQVGKEKGKYKEETIEKMQE, translated from the coding sequence ATGAAATTCAACCCCTTCGTGACCTCCGACCGGAGCAAGAACCGCAAGAGGCATTTCAATGCGCCATCCCACATCCGCCGCAAGAtcatgtcttcccctctctccaaagAGCTGAGGCAGAAGTACAACGTTCGCTCCATGCCCATCCGCAAGGACGACGAAGTCCAGGTTGTTCGAGGGCACTACAAGGGACAGCAGATCGGCAAAGTAGTCCAGGTTTACAGGAAGAAATACGTCATCTACATCGAGCGAGTGCAGCGAGAGAAAGCCAATGGCACGACCGTCCATGTAGGCATCCACCCCAGCAAGGTGGTTATCACTAGACTAAAACTCGACAAAGACCGCAAGAAGATCCTTGAACGTAAAGCCAAGTCTCGCCAAGTAGGAAAGGAGAAGGGCAAATATAAGGAAGAAACCATTGAGAAGATGCAGGAGTGA